A window of Chryseobacterium shandongense genomic DNA:
TTACAAGTTAATTATTTACAGACAAATATGTATATTTGGAATTAGTTGAAATATTTGTTTTACTATGACATTTGTAGAAAAAATCAATAAGGTTTTAGATCCTTATTATGCATTATTTATAACATTAGGTTTGTTCGGAACAATCCTTATATCAATCTATAAATTTATACTTTCTCCAACAGATTTGAAAGTCATAGTACAAAATGATGATGTAGATTACCCTTCCGAAATTTCTAAGGAATTCCAATCTATATACAGCAAAATCAGCCCGAAAGATAGTACTTTGATATATAATGGGACATCTGTATATAATTTTCTTGTTACAACTACCGATGTTAATGTAATCTTCCCCAAAAACTGGATCATTTAAAATTATAGTTTTTAAATTTGGAAGAGAATGAAACAGAGTAAATTTACAGAAGTTCGGATCATCAAGATTTTGTCTGAACAAAACGCGGGGAAATCCGTTAATGATATTTGCCGTGAGCATGGGATTAGCCAGGGAACTTTTTATAATTGGAAAAGCAAATATGGCGGTATGGAAGCTCATCAGTTAGCTCAACTCAAAGAGCTGGAAAAGCAACTCTCACAGTACAAAAAAATTGTGGCAGAGCTTACTTTGGAAAATGTAGTTTTAAAAGATGTCATAGAAAAAAAGCTTTGACGCCTTGCGAAAAGCGGGATCTGGTGTTGTATTCAAAAGAAACTCATCAGATGAGTTTTCGCAGGGCGTGTCAGGTTTTCAGTCTACAAACTTCTGTTTTTTATTACAGGAAAATACGTAAAAGTAAAGATGATGAGATCCGTGCACAATTGGCTTTGCTTGCAGAAGAGCACGAGACTTGGGGATTTTGGACGATGCACCACCGGTTGCGGAACTTAGGATTCGGTTGGAATCATAAGCGTGTTTACAGAATCTATACTTCGATGAAACTTAATCTAAGAAACAAACGCAAGAAACGTCTTGCTGCAAGGATAAAAGAGCCACTTTTACGTCCCATTTATCCCAATGTCACATGGAGCATGGACTTTATGCACGATACGCTTGAAAACGGAAAAAGCGTGAGAAGTTTGAATGTTATTGACGACTTTAACAGAGAGGTTTTAAATATCAGTATAGATACAAGTTTGCCTTCTGCAAGGGTGATTGCTGAGTTGGAAAAACTCATAGAATGGCGAGGGAAACCCGAAAAAATAAGAGTGGATAATGGCCCGGAGTTTATTGCCGAAAAACTGAAAAACTGGTGTAACAACCAGAACATAGAACTGCATTTTATTCAACCGGGAAAACCTACCCAAAACTCACTCATTGAACGGTTTAACAGGACTTTTCGGACCGAATTTTTAAATGTTCACCTATTTGAAAGCATAAAAGAGATGAGAACTTATGCAGAAATCTGGATGTGGATGTACAACAACGAAAGGCCGCATAGTGCTTTGCAATACTTATCACCAAGGGGCTTTTTATTGAAATATGGAAAAATCAGCCTCCGCAATCCAGCAGATTTTCCCACATTCCAACAAAATTTTTACAACAATAACAAAACAATATTAACAAAAAACTCTATTTTTGAATGTGCCTAAATTGGGTGAGATTACATTAAAACTATACATTTAGAAAATCAAAGTGAAAAAACATTAAGAGGCATAAAGTTTAAACATATAAATGCAGATGCTATTACTGCATACATAATATCTAGCGACTTCTTTAACAATGAAGAAGAAAAAAAAATGTATGAAAATTTAAAATATGATAAAGAAAGAGGTATTATATATTTAAAGGAAACTATCGATTTACCGCCAAAAAGCTCAGTTAAAG
This region includes:
- the cas8a1 gene encoding type I-B CRISPR-associated protein Cas8b1/Cst1; the protein is MTFVEKINKVLDPYYALFITLGLFGTILISIYKFILSPTDLKVIVQNDDVDYPSEISKEFQSIYSKISPKDSTLIYNGTSVYNFLVTTTDVNVIFPKNWII